A segment of the Gemmatimonadaceae bacterium genome:
GTGGGCTGATTGCCGTCTCACAGCTGGAACTGTTGATCTACGGCAACTGCATGGTCGCGGCCGTGCAGCGCCTGGCCAGCTCGGGCGCGCACGCGGACGCCATTCGTGCGGCACTCTCCGCCGCTGCCCTGCTGCAGGGTGCCGGACAGCAGCCTGGGTCGAGCGTGGACGCCGCGCAGTTCATCACCACCGCCAGCGGGATTGCCTGCACGGCGTATCGCCAGGTGCTCGATGCCGCGTCGACCGCGACCGTGACGACCTTCGGCACGGTGCAGGCGGTGGTACGGCCGGTGCTCTTCTGGGAGCAGGTGGTGCAGCAGCTGGGTACGACCTGCGCGAATGTCGGTGCAACGGAGTACCAGACGGTGGTGATCGCGAAGACGGACCAGGCCATCGCGTTCTACGAATCGCAGCACGGCCCGTCGGCAATGGCGGGGCTGCGTGCCCTGCCGGTCGGCCCCGCGAGCGCAGCGATCACCGATGTCGGCAGCCCGGAGTACGCGCAGGCCCTGGCCGAGGCCCGCAGCAACCGGACGCTGGTGCAGCAGGTGCAGACCGTTCCCGCCGGCGCCGCCGTGAAGACCTTCGCGCGCGCGCAGATGCGCGATCGCGCGCAGCCCGAACTGCTGCAGGCCATGCTCGAGGCGCCGTGGCGCCAGTGCCGTGAGACCGGCAGCTACAATGCGCTCATCGAGCTGATGGAGCCGATGGACCACGCGGAGGAGATCCAGGAGGCGGCCCAGTATTGCGGGACCCTGCTCGCCGCCGAGTCGCGTGATGGCAACGGCGGCGTCCTCGAGAGCCTGTCCCCCTCGCTCGGGGGCGTCTCGGCCATCGAGGTGCGCGCCGCGGGCGCCTTGCGGATCGAGACCAACGGCGTCGTGCGCCTCAGCGGTCCCATTCGGGCGCTACAGTGTCCGGTCGGCGCCATCGGAGGCAGTGAGCAGCTGCAACTACGCCTCAACAGCACCGTGCTGCAATCGATCACCGCCGTTCCGTACCTGGCCAACGTGTTGGAGCTCGATGTTGCCCAGTCCCTGCAGGCAGCCGGCATCGACGCCCAGCAGTTCACGCAGGCCACGCTCGGCCTGTATCGCGTGGGCAGCCCCTGTGGCGGATACTGGGGCGAGGCCCCGGCTCCGCTGCTCGCCGTGACCCTGCAGCGCGGTATCTGCGTGCCGGCGGAGGGGATGGATCACTGCATGACGGTGCTGAAGGATGCCGCCAATCCGCAGCGCCTCCTACAGAACCCGATCGCCATCAGCGACCAGAATGGCTACGTGTTGCTCGGGACCTCGGATGGATTGGCCGTCTGGCACAAGGGGGCGACTACCCTGGCACCGAGTCTCTTCAACCCGCCCGGCACGAGTGAGTTTGCCAACTTCGCGTCGATTGCGGATAACGGGGCTGTTGCGGGAGTGCTCTGGGACACGGAGTACCCGCCGAACTCATTCATGCCGGCGCTCTGGGGACCGAACACGCCCCTGCGCTCACTCCTGGCGCAGCCCATCACGTTCCTCGAGCCAGTGCTGTCCTGGCTCGGGAACAACACGACCATCACTCGGACTCCGCTCTCCGTCACCATTTCTCCGCAAGGTCGCGCGACCTTTACGATCTACGAGAGCGTGAACGCGTGGCCTGCCTCGGACATCGGCTTCTGCGGGACCGTCCAGACCGGGGGCGGTCCACAGCTCGATTGCGCGCGCTACCGCCGCTTTGAGGCACTGGCGAGCGGGGCTGGCCTCGCGTCGCAGGAGCAGGAGATTGCCGCTCCGAACACCGGGGCGATGAATGTGGTGTTGTTCGACGGTGGCACCGGTGTGGGGCGCTACGGTTATCTCGACAGCCTCGCTGCCATTGGCGGGGTCGGCGGCATCGGGGCGTACCGCCGCAAGAACCAGACATTCAGCGCGCGGGAGCTGGCGAGCGACGTCCCGGCGGTGGAGGGCCGGCGTCACGTGGCAGCAGATCGCGATGGACGTACGGTCTCCTATACCGGTTCCGTGCATCTGATTCCCGCCAGCGGCGCCGTGCCAGGCGGATGGAACATCGGTGCACTCAGCCTGGCCGGGCAGCTGCAGGTCTGCTCTCAGGACTACTCCATCACCCGTCTGCTGAAACTCAGCGACGGCAGCACGGTCATGGACGTGCCGCTCAGCACGATCACACTGGACGGCCAGTCCGTAATGGTGCAGGCCCTCTGCGGGTACGGGCCACGTGCGGTCGATAGCCTCGGCCGCATGTTGGGCGTGGGGTGGATCGAAGCCCAGCAGCGGGAGATCCCCGTGATCTTCACCCCGTCTGGCGTGCCGCTGCCGTAGGCTCGGGCAGTGGCGGTCGGGCGTGCGGGCTGCTACCGCACGTGCTGCCGGAAGAACGCCACCGTCCGCCCCCACGCCAACTTCGCCGCCGCCTCGTCATACCGCGGCGTGGTGTCGTTGTTGAACCCGTGCTGCGTGCCAGGATACAGGTGCCGTTCGTACTTCACTCCAGCCGCCTTGAGCGCCTCCTCATAGGCCGGCCAGCTCGCATTGATACGCGCATCCGTCTCGGCAGATTGGATCATCAGCGGCGCGCGGATGTTGGGCACGTCCTCCAAGTTCGGCGACGACCCATAGAACGCCACGCCAGCGGCGAGATCGGCCCCGAGCCGAGTGGCGAGGAAGTTGACCATCCCGCCGCCGTAGCAGAAGCCAACAGCCCCGATCTTCCCGTTGGTCTCGGGACGCGCACGCAGGAACGCGGACGCCGCCACGAAGTCTTCGCGGGTCTTCGCCTGGTCGAGCTTCCCGAACTGCTCGCGCGCCGCATCCTCTGTGCCGGGATACCCACCGAGCGGAAACAGCGCATCGGGCGCAAATGCCACGAATCCGTCCACTGCCAGGCGTCGCGCGATGTCCTCGATATGCGGATTGAGCCCGCGGTTCTCGTGGATCACGAGCACGCCGGGCGCGCGTCCCGCCATCTGCGCCGGCTTCGTGAAGTAGCCGCGCGCGGTCCCATACCCATTCGGCGACGGAAACTCGATGTACTCCTGCACGATGCGCGCGTCTTCCGGCTTGATCACCTGCGCCTCGAGGAACTTCGGGCTGAGTTGCTCGAGCAGCATCGCGGCGGTGACGCCGGCGGTGGCGTACTTGGCGGCGCGGTCGAGGAAGGTGCGGCGGTCGATGCCACCGTGGACGTAGGCATCGAAGAGGATCAGGAGGTCCTGATCGAAGTCGTGGGCGGTCTTTCGGGTCACGGTGAACCTCCAGGTGAGTCGTAGACGTCCCGCACATCCCGCGTGATGACCGACGACGCATCATAGGTCACGATGCAGTCATCCCACGGGAACGACGGGTCCCTGTCGAACAGACGCTTGTAGTCCTGATAGCTCCGGAGAATGATGAGCTTGCCGCCGTCCAACTGCCGCGCGAGGACGGGCGGCAGGTCGGTTTCCGGCCGGAAGAAGATGCCATCTGCCGTGCCATTGACCATCACGATGGCGTGCAGCACCGCCGGGGATTCGAAGGCAAATGGAAGCTTCCCGTACGGCGTATCCACCGTGAGGAACTCGACTTCGGTGGTATCCGGCGTCGGATTGTCCGTGAGCAGTCGGAGCGGGAAGGCGATGGGTTCACTTTGAGACATCGGCCGGCCCCTCACTTGCCCTTGGGCACTTCCGATGACTTCCCCTCCCCCTCCTCCGCCATCTTGCCCACGTACCCCGGCAACTCCACCCCCGCGATATCCCGCAACACATTCATCATCGGCGGCAGCGTCCCCGCCATCGACTGCAGGAACCCACTCGCCCCGCCCTTCCCACCCTGCCCCGCATCCCACACCACCACCTTATCGAACTTGATGTTCGAGATCGCCTTGGCCGAGGTCTCGGCCAGCGTGTCGAGATGCTCCACCATCATGAGCTGGAAGGCCTCCTTGGCCCCACCCGCCGCGGCAACGAGCTCCTTCATCGCCTCCGCCTTCTTCGACATGATCTCGTACTGGCCCCGCGCCTCGGCCTCCAGCTTCACGTAGATGGCCCGCGCCTCAGCCTCGGCGCTGATGCGCCGCTTCTCGGCCTCTGCCTCGGCCTCCACGATCGTCTTGGCCTTGGTAGCCTTCGCCACCGCCTCGAGGGCCGCACGCTGCTCGGCTTCGACCCGCTCCGCGTCCGCCAGGGCCGCGCGCGTCTTGGCCTTGGCCTCGGCCTCGCGCACCAGCGCCTCCGCCTCACGCCGGCGGGTCTCCGAGAGCTGGTAGGCCTCCGCCTCGCGCACCTGCAGCTGCGCGCGCGTGGACGCCACCAGCGCCTGCGACGCCGACTCACCCTCGAAGGCCTTCGCCTCCGCCTCGGCCACCGCGATGCGTCGGGCGCGTTCCGCGTCCTTGATGGCCGCGTCGCGCTCGAAGGCCGCCGTCTGCTCGCCGACCGACTGTTCCTTCTCCATCTCCGCAATGCGCACCAGCTTGTCGCGGTCCGCCTCGCGGGTGCCGATCTCGCGCAGCTTGAGGGCGTTGGCCACCTGCACCATCCGCTCGCGCTCGGCGTCCGCCACGCGCACCTCGCCGAGCTTCTCCTGCTCGGCCACGTCGCCGCGGGCCTGCTGCACCGCCATCGCCGCCGCCTTCTTGCCGATGGCCTCGATGTAGCCCGAGTCGTCCTTGAGGTCCGTGATGTTCACGTTGATTAGCACGAGGCCGATCTTCTTGAGCTCCGGCTCCAGCGAGGTCTGGATGCGATGCAGGAAGGCCTCGCGGTCGCGGTTGATCTCCTCGATGCGCATCGAGGCGATCACCTGGCGCAGCTGGCCGAAGATGATGTCCTGCGCCTGCCGCTTGATCTGCTCGTGCGAGAGGCCCAGCAGGCGCACCGCGGCGTTGCTGCGCAGCACCTCCTCCGTGCCGATGGCCACCGTGAACACCGAGGGCACCGCCACGCGGATGTTCTCCAGCGAGAGCGCGTCCTTGAGCGGGATGTCGATCTGGATCGGCTCCAGGCTCAGGTACGCGTACTCCTGGATGACCGGCCAGACGAAGGCGCCGCCGCCCGAGATGCAGCGGGCGGACTCATCGCCGCCCGTGCGGCCGGAGATGACGAGGATGCGATTGGCCGGGCAGCGCCGGTAGCGGCTCACGAAGAGCACCACGATGCCGCCCAGCGCGAGGGCGGCGACGGCCGGCAGGACGACGCCGAGGAAGTTGATGTTCTCCAGCATCGCGCTGATCTGCATCGGGACGAGTGAGCCGAGGGCCATCGAGGGGATCTCAGGTGGTGGGATTGGTGCGCGAGACCAACACGGTGTCTGCCGAGACGCTATCAACCACAAAGACGTCGGTGCCGGTGGGGAGATCGTCCTCGGCGGTCACCGCGTTGAGTTCCATGAAGCGATTGTGGGCATTGAGGTGGACCTTCCCCTCCCCGCTGCGGCCGCCCGGGATGCTGAGGGAGACCTTGGCGGGCGCGCCGAGGGTCATGCTGATCTTGAAGGACTTGTCCTGCTGGAGGCGATGGAGGGAGCGCATGGTGAGCGCTATGGCGACGGCTCCGGTGAAGCCTACTGCCAGCGCGATTGGCAGGGCAATCCAGGAGTTGATGCCCCATTGCATGAGGCCTAGGCCTGTGGCGCCGAAGGCTGCGGCGGCGGTGCTTAGGGCCCTTGTGGTGAACAGATCTAGGCCGTCGCCGGGGTCTAAGTCGAAGTCGTCCGCGGAGCCTAGGATTCCGCCTAGGAGTTGGAAGACTAGGACTAGGGCGCCTAGGGCGAGGAAGGTTAGGTAGAAGGTGGTCATGGGCGGTAGCGTGGTCGCACTCTGAAAGCTGGACACGGGGCCGAACGTGCGCTAGGCGATTTGCGCCGGAGTGCTCATCGAACAGCGCCTAAGTGCCCTAGGCTTGATAGGACTAGCGGCGGTAGCGACGGGACCGCAAGATGGGGGCCGACGACGCAGGCCACCGTTGCATGCTGCATTCCTTACGGAGACCCATGCCTGTACCGCCCGCGATGAAACGGCGTATTCGGCGCGTGCTTGAGACAGAAGCACCGCACCAGCTTCAAGTTGACGAGAACCTTGATGACGTAATCCTCCTCTGGCGCGCCTTCGAACGATCGTTCTCTCCTGTTGGCGTACCATACGATGCGACTTCCATAGCAAAGAAGGCTCGAGACGCGATAGAAGAGGCAATTGCGCACGTTGGAATCGGCGATCTCGAAGAGGTAAGGGAGCTCGCGCGGTTGATGCGAAAGTTCGACGGCGCTACAGACTCCACAATCGACGACTGGTTTCTACGAGACGTGGGGCCAGAAGAACTTGCCACGAGACGTCGAGAGTGGCGCCTCCGCCTCGATCGGCTCGCGGAGGCAGGGCTAGCACCGGCTAGCCGCTGGGCACCAAGAGACTCAGGTGATCTTGCTCGCGTGATTTACGCGGTAAGAAATGGAGTCCTGCACGGGAGTCTCGAGACCACGGCCGATCTCGTTCAGCGCGTTATCCCTCAAGTGCGTGCAGGGTTGATGTCCTTGTGCGTGGCGCGTGTGGCAGTTCTGGAAAAGACGACACTCGTAGGCGCCCGGGCGTACCTCTCTCGTTAGCCGAGCGCTCACTTCCATCACGATATATCTATGACGTCGTCGCTATCGCTGTCTGGAGCGAACCTGTCTGCTTTAGAGCTCTTCACAGAGGGGGCCGGATCAACTCGCATCTACCGCGGGCTGAGTGAGGCTGGTGCTCCCGTCTGCATCAAGGTCATCCCGAGAAAGAACAACGCGAAACAACTGGATACGCAGAGGCGATACTTTCTTGAGGAGAAAGCGCTCGTTAAGCAAGTCGCGCATCCTAATCTCCGTCTTCCGACGTTAGCGATTGAGCTGGATTCCGTGCGGGAGCTTGGTGCGCTAACGCCAAATGGAGCGTTCATCTTCGTCTACCCTTGGATCGAAAGATCCCTTCGAGAGCACATGGACAACGGTTGCCTTGCCCCGAGTGCGGTGCTGGAGCTGGGAGCCGCCCTGGCTAGCGGCCTCGATGCCCTTCACGGATGCAAGCCTCCCTATCTACACCGCGATGTTAAGCCGGAGAACGTCCTGGTCCCTGAAGCTGGCTACTCTCAGGCGGTCCTAAGTGATTTTGGTATCCTGAGGCGGTCGGGAGACGAGAACACAACCGCTCTCTTCAGAGGCACGCAGCGGTACATGCCACCTGAACAGTTCAAGGGCATCGAGGCGCAGGGTGTCGAGTTAGACGTCTACTCCCTCGCCCTCGTTCTCTGGGAAGCGTTGACGGGAGAGGTGCCCCTGTTTGACCCGCAACTCGACGCATTCGACCTGCTACAGCTTCGCTCGGACCCGCCCGAACTCCCGGCCCTGCGGGTGGACGGGCGCGATTGCGAATTCATGGCTGACGTATTCGAGTCGGCGCTTGCTCCGGACCCCGCCGAACGCCCCGGGTCGGCGGGAGAGCTGATAGTGCTTCTAAGGGAAGCTGCCAGTCGGGACGGGTTGCATGCACTCACCGACGACGGCTCCGGCTTCTCACTACCCGACCGATGGGAGTCCGAGGACAACAGGGCTAGCGGGGGTGCTTTCTGGGTAGAGGCGAGTTCAGAAGAGGAGAGTGAGCTCCGTAGACTCACTCCCGGAATTGAATGGAAGTACTCTCGCAAGCGCAGTGCGTGGTATACGATGGACAAGTCAACTGCACTTCGAACACCCGACATCTCACTGCGCCTCTCTGCGCCGACGAGGCCGCCGGCAACTCGAAAGATCCCAGATGGAGCGGTTCCGTTCCTGAAGCCGGTTCGCCCCAATGACAAACTGGCGCGTATCGTCGGGCCGAGTCCGCTTCCGCGAACCGAGCTCACCACGAGACTGTGGGCCTACATCAAGAGAAAGGGCCTTCAGGACAAGAAGAACAGGCGAATGATTAACGCAGACGACGCGCTACGCGATGTCTTCGGAGGAAGGAGCCAAGTCTCCATGTTTGACATGACGAAGCTCGTGAGCCGAAATCTGATCTACGATGACGAATAGGCTCCCGGCCTGCCCGTTGTAGCCTCAATTTGACGCGACCGCATCGTAAGTGACGCTCGCAATGACCGTCCGCCGGCGTGCGGTCCAGACGCTTGTCGACAGCGGGACCCACCGGGTTGTCCATCGACCGACCGAGGAGCCCCCGTGCGGACATCACGATTCACCGAATAGCGGATCGTCAGGGTCGAGGGTCGCCGCCCCAAGCGGATCGTGGCCGACCAGGCGCCCACTCCCCCGATCATAGAGGTCGTCCTAGGAAGAGGCTCGAGGCCGAGTACGGGCGCAGGGGAGTGCCGCGGCCTCCAACATCTGGCCTCATCGCGTCCCCTCAGCCGTCGAGCCCGCGAGTATCGTCCCGACATAGCTGCCTCCATCCTCTTCCTGAAACACGATATTCCGCCGAAGCATCTCGGCCTTCTTCTTGCCCCACTGCAACTGCATTGTCACCGACGGCGTGTTCGACACGATGAACGAATCCAGTCGTACCGCGGAATCGCCGAGCCGCGTCTCGATCTCCTTGACGGTCTCGTGGAACAGGATCTTCGGATCATCCCACGGCAGGTTCCGGATCCCCTTGGGGTCCACGAAAACAACGCGCTGCTTGCCGCCCTCGATCAACCACAGAATGAAGTCAGGGTGGAAGTTCCCGGCCTCGAAGAACCCCACGCCGCGCCCGCGGCTGAGATTCCGCAGCAAATAGAGCTCTCGATCCTTGAAGAATGCGCCGTTCGCGTCGTGGAAAGCCCGCAGGTCTTCCACGAACTGCCGCTCCCCCCTGTTCAAGGGCGCCGGACTAATCTCCACGATGTTCGTGTCGAGATACAGCAGCGGCTGATACAGGTGCTTCCCGAACCACACCGCCTTCATCCCCTTGAACTCCCACGGCTTCATCTCGCCCTTCGCGATCGAGGCCTTCAGTTCCTCGAGCTTGGCTACGATCTCCTCCTGCGACTTGTCGAGCAGTATGCGATGGTAGCCATCCTCCGGGGTTTCCTTCACGCCTAGGAAGTTGGGATCGTCGGTCTCCAGGTCTCGATACTCCAAGTGCGGTAGCTCCCAGTCCCGCTTCCTGAACGTGTAGTACCGCTCCACATACTTGCGCAGAAGCGCCAGCGCGATCTCTTCCCACACGCGCACCTTGTCGAACCCACTGCCCAGCAGCTCGCTGGGTGGGATCTGCAATCGGTACCAACTGGTGTCCACCAAGAGATCTGCGATGCCGGACCGCGTAATGTTCAGGTTGTACCACCCCCGCTCGGCCTTGAAACGCTCCAGTTCGAAGTACAAGCGGTCGACATCCAGAAAGGCCACGTGGCGCGCCGAGAGATGCGTCTCGTGCTTGGCAGCGTCGCCATCTCCGCCGACGAGCCCCTGCGAACCCAAGGCGCGGATCCTTGGGTACCAGTCGAGCACCAACCGGTTCTCGTGTAACTGCTTGGCCTCCGACGGCCTCGATAGGTCAGGCGGACGCACCGTGGGTACCGGCGCCAGCTTCCGGAATGCATCGCCGAACTCCGTACTCACGCCGTTGATGGTCTTCTTGAGACGCACCGTCTTGAGCTTCTGCGTGCCGAGGCTCTTGATGACCGGCAGAAGGAACTCGATGCGCTCCTCATTCGACGGAAGCCCCTCTTCCTTGAGG
Coding sequences within it:
- a CDS encoding protein kinase — translated: MTSSLSLSGANLSALELFTEGAGSTRIYRGLSEAGAPVCIKVIPRKNNAKQLDTQRRYFLEEKALVKQVAHPNLRLPTLAIELDSVRELGALTPNGAFIFVYPWIERSLREHMDNGCLAPSAVLELGAALASGLDALHGCKPPYLHRDVKPENVLVPEAGYSQAVLSDFGILRRSGDENTTALFRGTQRYMPPEQFKGIEAQGVELDVYSLALVLWEALTGEVPLFDPQLDAFDLLQLRSDPPELPALRVDGRDCEFMADVFESALAPDPAERPGSAGELIVLLREAASRDGLHALTDDGSGFSLPDRWESEDNRASGGAFWVEASSEEESELRRLTPGIEWKYSRKRSAWYTMDKSTALRTPDISLRLSAPTRPPATRKIPDGAVPFLKPVRPNDKLARIVGPSPLPRTELTTRLWAYIKRKGLQDKKNRRMINADDALRDVFGGRSQVSMFDMTKLVSRNLIYDDE
- a CDS encoding dienelactone hydrolase family protein, producing MTRKTAHDFDQDLLILFDAYVHGGIDRRTFLDRAAKYATAGVTAAMLLEQLSPKFLEAQVIKPEDARIVQEYIEFPSPNGYGTARGYFTKPAQMAGRAPGVLVIHENRGLNPHIEDIARRLAVDGFVAFAPDALFPLGGYPGTEDAAREQFGKLDQAKTREDFVAASAFLRARPETNGKIGAVGFCYGGGMVNFLATRLGADLAAGVAFYGSSPNLEDVPNIRAPLMIQSAETDARINASWPAYEEALKAAGVKYERHLYPGTQHGFNNDTTPRYDEAAAKLAWGRTVAFFRQHVR